A stretch of the Mesorhizobium sp. Pch-S genome encodes the following:
- the radC gene encoding DNA repair protein RadC, producing MSKGDDTRQFLAEQSIAPLEKQKIADDKPHYLGHRERLRERFASAGHGALPDYELLELLLFRFVPRTDTKPIAKALLARFGTLAEVLGAPTGLLQEVKGVGPAVALDLKVIAAVTHRSLRSEVTGRESLSSWQQLLDYCRAAMAFESREQFRILFLDKKNMLIADEVQQTGTVDHTPVYPREVMKRALELSATAIILVHNHPSGDPTPSRADIDMTKEIVEAGKRLGITVHDHLIIGKKGHASMKGLLLI from the coding sequence ATGAGCAAGGGGGACGATACGCGTCAATTCCTGGCTGAACAGTCAATTGCGCCGCTCGAGAAACAGAAAATCGCTGACGACAAGCCGCATTATCTCGGTCACCGTGAAAGGCTGCGCGAGCGATTTGCCAGTGCCGGGCATGGCGCCCTGCCCGATTACGAGTTGCTGGAGCTTCTGCTCTTCCGCTTCGTCCCGCGCACGGACACGAAACCCATCGCGAAGGCACTGCTTGCCCGCTTCGGTACGCTTGCCGAAGTCCTCGGCGCACCGACGGGATTGCTGCAAGAGGTGAAAGGGGTCGGCCCCGCCGTTGCGCTTGACCTCAAGGTGATCGCCGCGGTCACGCATCGCTCACTCCGCAGCGAGGTGACCGGTCGCGAATCCCTGTCTTCCTGGCAGCAGTTGCTGGATTATTGCCGAGCGGCCATGGCGTTCGAAAGCCGCGAACAGTTCCGTATCCTCTTCCTTGACAAGAAGAACATGCTGATCGCCGACGAAGTGCAGCAAACCGGAACGGTCGACCACACCCCGGTCTACCCACGCGAAGTCATGAAACGAGCGCTGGAACTTTCAGCCACGGCAATCATCCTCGTGCACAACCATCCTTCAGGTGACCCCACCCCGTCGCGCGCGGACATCGACATGACCAAGGAAATCGTCGAAGCCGGCAAACGGCTGGGCATTACGGTGCACGACCACCTCATCATCGGCAAGAAAGGTCATGCCTCGATGAAGGGGCTGTTGCTGATCTAG
- a CDS encoding DUF1127 domain-containing protein, translated as MNLIRNYRNWRRYRDTVSELSRLSNRELSDIGISRSDIPYVARKAA; from the coding sequence ATGAACCTGATCCGCAACTACCGCAACTGGCGCCGCTACCGGGACACCGTCTCCGAGCTGAGCCGCCTGAGCAACCGTGAGCTGAGCGATATCGGCATCAGCCGCAGCGACATCCCCTACGTGGCCCGCAAGGCCGCGTAA
- a CDS encoding DUF2157 domain-containing protein → MASYASKVGQDIARWVENGLIDGETAEKLRRDVEANVRRSFSFGTVLAMLAAILLGAAILIFIAANWETIPRIARVLAVFAVIAAGYVGGAWLKLRDHPAFAEAAWVVAAAAFGGAIALIGQMYHFSGDESGAILTWCAGTALAAIALRSNPLTIMAVAIADGWLVIMLLNGFDFRSGFDIPYLYVLMAFALFLISYWTRSQPSRHLIILSLILYAGFVAAADEWDAMAIQLAIGSAVIFAAAVYASEPLDGLLQLGGRLPLHAFLGFLVGMAILQFQYDEGGGLILTAALMLAGIVAALVLAGRDSRGLRWLAYIGFTYELVWIYLVMMGTMLDTASFFLAAAVILGLLAFVIIRVEKRMRGGIAKRGTAS, encoded by the coding sequence TTGGCAAGCTATGCGAGCAAGGTCGGGCAGGATATCGCGCGTTGGGTCGAAAACGGCCTGATCGATGGCGAAACCGCCGAAAAACTACGTCGCGACGTTGAGGCGAATGTTCGCCGTTCTTTTTCCTTCGGAACGGTTCTTGCCATGCTGGCGGCCATTCTGCTCGGCGCCGCCATCCTCATCTTCATCGCGGCCAACTGGGAAACCATCCCGCGCATCGCGCGTGTGCTGGCTGTCTTTGCGGTCATCGCGGCCGGCTATGTCGGTGGTGCATGGCTGAAGCTGCGCGATCATCCCGCCTTTGCCGAGGCTGCATGGGTGGTCGCCGCAGCTGCCTTCGGTGGGGCGATCGCGCTGATCGGCCAGATGTATCATTTCTCGGGCGATGAATCCGGCGCCATTCTCACCTGGTGTGCCGGCACCGCTCTTGCCGCGATAGCGCTGCGCTCGAACCCGCTCACCATCATGGCTGTGGCCATCGCCGACGGCTGGCTGGTCATCATGCTGCTCAACGGCTTCGACTTCCGCAGCGGCTTCGACATTCCTTATCTTTATGTGTTGATGGCGTTCGCGCTGTTCCTGATTTCCTACTGGACGCGCAGCCAGCCATCCCGACATCTCATCATCCTGTCGCTCATTCTCTACGCTGGCTTCGTCGCCGCCGCCGACGAATGGGATGCGATGGCGATCCAGCTGGCGATCGGCTCGGCAGTGATCTTTGCGGCGGCCGTCTATGCGTCAGAGCCGCTGGATGGCCTGTTGCAACTTGGCGGACGGCTGCCGTTGCACGCATTTCTCGGGTTTCTTGTCGGCATGGCTATCCTGCAATTCCAATATGACGAAGGCGGTGGCCTCATCCTTACCGCGGCGCTGATGCTCGCGGGCATCGTTGCCGCCCTCGTGCTGGCCGGGCGGGACAGCCGCGGTCTGCGCTGGCTCGCGTACATTGGCTTCACCTATGAACTGGTCTGGATCTACCTCGTGATGATGGGAACGATGCTGGACACGGCCAGCTTCTTCCTGGCCGCGGCGGTGATCCTCGGCCTTCTCGCCTTTGTCATCATCCGCGTTGAAAAGCGCATGCGCGGGGGCATCGCGAAAAGAGGCACAGCATCGTGA
- a CDS encoding GDYXXLXY domain-containing protein: MVTGKKLIISAAVLALVQIGFLSWIIAGRAAILRNGTEVLLKVEPVDPRDLLRGDYVRLGYEISTIPAKLVADLVPGQTTTPGGRMLVRLKKDADGYWRPVSAFLGAPASAPGSDEADIAGVISGGWSIEGDSTLSPDYGIERFYLPEGEGRAIETDMRVRPFGVRVALARDGTPQIKALVDGDKTLFEEPLY; this comes from the coding sequence ATCGTGACCGGAAAGAAGCTCATCATCTCCGCTGCCGTTCTGGCGCTTGTCCAGATCGGCTTCCTGAGTTGGATCATCGCCGGTCGCGCCGCCATCCTGCGCAACGGCACGGAAGTTCTGCTCAAGGTCGAACCGGTTGATCCGCGCGACCTGCTGCGTGGCGACTATGTCCGACTGGGCTACGAAATCTCCACCATTCCGGCCAAGCTCGTGGCCGATCTGGTGCCGGGCCAGACAACGACACCTGGCGGCCGGATGCTGGTTCGGCTGAAGAAGGATGCCGATGGCTACTGGCGTCCCGTTTCGGCTTTCCTCGGTGCACCTGCTTCGGCGCCGGGCTCGGATGAAGCCGATATCGCCGGCGTGATTTCAGGCGGCTGGTCGATCGAGGGTGATTCCACGTTGTCCCCGGACTACGGCATCGAGCGCTTCTATCTGCCGGAAGGCGAGGGACGGGCGATCGAGACCGACATGCGTGTCCGGCCGTTTGGCGTGCGCGTCGCGCTGGCCAGGGACGGCACACCTCAGATCAAGGCACTCGTCGATGGCGACAAGACGCTGTTCGAGGAGCCGCTTTATTAG
- a CDS encoding porin, with product MNIKSLLLGSAAALLAVSSTRAADAVVVAEPEPAEYVKVCDVYGAGYFYIPGTETCLRVGGYIRYDIGMGDVGSYNGARANDRLDNKEQGTWWKLARFAIRTWTGQETELGTLKTYTSTRFDFGNPQDYGSNSTSNGYALTFAWVQLGGLRIGKGETAFASFIDYAGNVINDTLVPYSALDTNLISYTFDAGNGFSAVVSLEQGAGKFSKWKRAGDTWTSADNTIDSYVPHVVGGVKYTQGWGGITGVVAYNSNFEEWAGKVRLDVKATDQIDLFIMAGYGTNDHIDRNFYKLWGGNWAVWGGGTYKFNEKTSFNAQLSYDDAKNLGVAVNVAHQLVQGFTVTAEVDYVNEGNFGTADYTGSWTNANKKNNLGGLLRFQRDF from the coding sequence ATGAACATCAAGAGCCTTTTGCTCGGCTCAGCTGCAGCTTTGCTCGCAGTTTCCAGCACGCGGGCCGCCGACGCTGTCGTCGTCGCAGAGCCGGAACCCGCTGAATACGTCAAGGTCTGCGACGTCTACGGCGCCGGCTACTTCTACATCCCGGGCACCGAGACCTGCCTGCGTGTCGGCGGGTACATTCGCTACGATATCGGCATGGGAGACGTTGGTTCGTACAACGGCGCGCGCGCCAACGACCGCCTCGACAACAAGGAGCAAGGTACCTGGTGGAAACTTGCCCGTTTTGCGATCAGGACCTGGACCGGTCAGGAGACCGAGCTCGGCACGCTGAAGACCTACACCTCGACCCGCTTCGACTTCGGCAACCCCCAGGACTACGGTTCGAACTCGACAAGCAACGGCTACGCGCTGACCTTCGCATGGGTCCAGCTCGGTGGTCTGCGCATCGGCAAGGGTGAAACGGCTTTCGCCAGCTTCATCGACTATGCGGGCAACGTCATCAACGATACGCTGGTTCCATACAGTGCCCTCGATACCAACCTGATCAGCTACACTTTCGATGCCGGCAACGGTTTCTCGGCGGTCGTTTCGCTGGAACAGGGGGCGGGCAAGTTTTCGAAATGGAAACGCGCCGGCGACACCTGGACCAGCGCCGACAACACCATCGACAGTTATGTGCCCCATGTCGTCGGCGGTGTGAAATATACCCAGGGCTGGGGCGGGATCACCGGCGTTGTTGCCTACAACAGCAATTTCGAAGAGTGGGCCGGCAAGGTTCGCCTGGACGTGAAGGCGACCGACCAGATCGACCTGTTCATCATGGCCGGCTACGGCACGAATGACCATATCGACCGCAATTTCTACAAACTGTGGGGCGGTAACTGGGCGGTCTGGGGAGGCGGCACCTACAAGTTCAACGAGAAGACTTCGTTCAACGCCCAGCTTTCCTATGATGACGCCAAGAACCTTGGCGTCGCCGTCAACGTTGCTCACCAACTGGTTCAGGGCTTCACCGTCACTGCCGAAGTCGACTATGTCAACGAAGGCAATTTCGGTACGGCCGACTATACCGGCAGTTGGACCAACGCCAACAAGAAGAACAATCTCGGCGGCCTGCTCCGCTTCCAGCGCGACTTCTAA
- a CDS encoding DUF1127 domain-containing protein yields MNLIRSYRNWRAYRDTVEQLGRLSNRQLEDIGLFRMEIKQAARKAS; encoded by the coding sequence ATGAACCTGATCCGCAGCTACCGTAACTGGCGCGCTTATCGCGACACGGTCGAACAGCTCGGTCGCCTGTCGAACCGCCAGTTGGAAGACATTGGCCTGTTCCGTATGGAGATCAAGCAGGCCGCTCGCAAGGCGAGCTAA
- the trmFO gene encoding methylenetetrahydrofolate--tRNA-(uracil(54)-C(5))-methyltransferase (FADH(2)-oxidizing) TrmFO, with translation MSKDPIHIVGGGLAGSEAAWQAAQAGVPVILHEMRPVRGTDAHKTQDLAELVCSNSFRSDDAEANAVGLLHAEMRLAGSLIMSAGDANQVPAGGALAVDRDGFSAAVTARLEAHPLITIQREEVTGLPPAEWGQVIVATGPLTAPSLAEAIATETGADALAFFDAIAPIVHFDTIDMNVAWFQSRYDKVGPGGTGKDYINCPMDKAQYDAFVQALIDGSKTEFKQWEGTPYFDGCLPIEIMAERGVETLRHGPMKPMGLTNAHNPTVKAYAVVQLRQDNALGTLYNMVGFQTKLKHGEQVRIFKTIPGLENAEFARLGGLHRNTYINSPTLLDGSLQLKSRTGLRFAGQITGCEGYVESAAIGLLAGRFAAAERLGTPISLPPATTAFGALLNHITGGHITSDDEPGKRSFQPMNVNFGLFPPLEAGTKLRPDGFEGRFRGKDKSIAKKKATTGRALADCRAWLGLPAQAEAAE, from the coding sequence ATGAGCAAAGACCCTATTCACATCGTTGGCGGCGGTCTCGCCGGTTCGGAAGCCGCGTGGCAGGCAGCCCAGGCGGGCGTGCCCGTGATCCTGCATGAAATGCGCCCGGTGCGGGGGACCGATGCCCACAAGACCCAGGATCTCGCGGAGCTGGTCTGCTCGAACTCCTTCCGCTCTGACGATGCAGAAGCCAACGCGGTCGGCCTGCTGCACGCTGAAATGCGACTGGCCGGCTCACTGATCATGTCTGCAGGCGATGCCAATCAGGTCCCGGCCGGCGGAGCGCTTGCCGTCGACCGCGATGGTTTTTCGGCCGCAGTCACTGCCAGGCTCGAGGCACACCCGCTCATCACCATCCAGCGCGAGGAGGTGACCGGCCTGCCGCCTGCGGAATGGGGTCAGGTCATTGTTGCGACGGGACCGCTGACGGCACCTTCGCTCGCCGAGGCCATCGCCACCGAAACCGGAGCCGACGCGCTCGCCTTTTTCGATGCCATTGCACCGATCGTGCATTTCGACACGATTGATATGAACGTCGCCTGGTTCCAGTCCCGTTACGACAAGGTCGGCCCCGGCGGCACCGGCAAGGATTACATCAACTGCCCGATGGACAAGGCGCAATATGACGCTTTCGTGCAGGCATTGATCGACGGCAGCAAGACCGAGTTCAAGCAATGGGAAGGCACGCCTTATTTCGACGGCTGCCTGCCCATCGAAATCATGGCCGAGCGCGGCGTCGAAACGCTGCGCCACGGCCCCATGAAGCCGATGGGCCTGACCAATGCCCACAACCCGACGGTCAAGGCCTATGCGGTGGTGCAGCTGCGGCAGGACAATGCGCTGGGCACGCTCTACAACATGGTGGGCTTTCAGACCAAGCTGAAGCATGGCGAACAGGTCCGCATCTTCAAGACCATCCCGGGTCTGGAAAATGCCGAATTCGCTCGTCTCGGCGGCCTGCACCGCAACACCTACATCAACTCACCAACCCTGCTCGACGGTTCGTTACAGTTGAAAAGCCGGACGGGCTTGCGTTTTGCCGGCCAGATCACCGGCTGCGAGGGGTATGTCGAAAGTGCCGCCATCGGCCTGTTGGCAGGACGCTTCGCCGCCGCCGAGCGTCTCGGCACGCCGATTTCATTGCCGCCGGCCACCACGGCCTTTGGCGCATTGCTCAACCACATCACCGGCGGTCACATCACCTCCGATGACGAACCCGGCAAGCGCTCATTCCAGCCTATGAACGTCAATTTCGGCCTGTTTCCACCCCTGGAGGCTGGCACGAAGCTGCGTCCCGACGGCTTCGAAGGTCGTTTTCGGGGCAAAGACAAATCGATCGCCAAGAAGAAGGCAACGACAGGGCGAGCGTTGGCTGACTGCCGTGCATGGCTCGGTCTGCCGGCACAGGCCGAGGCCGCGGAGTAA
- the tig gene encoding trigger factor → MQVTETLNSGLKREIKVVVPAGDMEAKLLARLSDAKDKVRINGFRPGKVPVQHLRKVYGKSFMAEVVNEILNESRTIITGRGEKAAMQPEVIMTEDEKEAEKILAGGSDFEFKLNYEVIPAIEIKDFSDIKVTRPVYDVPESEIDEQVQRVAESSRSYETKSGKAAEGDRVTIDYVGKIDGEAFAGGAGTDQPLVLGSKEFIPGFEDQLVGTKAGDEKLVTVTFPENYQAAHLAGKEATFDVTVKEVAAPGKLEVNDETAKNLGLESLERLREVVKGQIESQFGSMTRQKVKRQLLDQLDTSYSFEAPSKLVEAEFTNIWNQVNRDLEAAGRTFADEETTEEEARAEYTRLAERRVRLGLVLAEIGEKAGVTVSDEELQRGLFEQIRRFPGNQQQEVYEFYRSNPDALNTLRAPMFEEKVVDHLLGQISVTDKKVSKEELMAEDEEGETKAKPAKKAAAKKAEKAEEAGSEEPKKKAAPKKKAAKDAE, encoded by the coding sequence ATGCAGGTCACCGAAACGCTCAATTCCGGCCTCAAGCGCGAGATCAAGGTCGTCGTGCCCGCCGGCGACATGGAGGCCAAGCTCCTGGCCCGGCTGTCGGATGCCAAGGACAAGGTCCGCATCAACGGCTTCCGTCCGGGCAAGGTGCCGGTCCAGCACTTGCGCAAGGTATACGGCAAGTCCTTCATGGCTGAGGTGGTCAACGAGATCCTCAACGAGTCGCGCACCATCATTACCGGCCGTGGCGAAAAGGCCGCCATGCAGCCCGAGGTCATCATGACCGAGGATGAGAAGGAAGCTGAAAAGATCCTGGCCGGCGGCAGCGATTTCGAGTTCAAGCTGAACTACGAGGTCATCCCGGCGATCGAGATCAAGGATTTCTCCGACATCAAGGTGACCCGCCCAGTCTATGACGTTCCGGAATCGGAAATCGACGAGCAGGTTCAGCGCGTCGCGGAATCGTCGCGTTCCTACGAAACCAAGTCGGGCAAGGCCGCCGAAGGTGATCGCGTCACCATCGACTATGTCGGCAAGATCGACGGCGAGGCTTTCGCTGGCGGCGCCGGTACCGACCAGCCGCTGGTGCTGGGGTCCAAGGAATTCATCCCGGGCTTCGAGGATCAGCTGGTCGGCACCAAGGCTGGCGATGAAAAGCTCGTCACCGTGACCTTCCCGGAAAACTACCAGGCGGCTCACCTGGCCGGCAAGGAAGCGACCTTCGACGTCACCGTCAAGGAAGTTGCCGCCCCAGGTAAGCTCGAGGTCAACGACGAAACCGCCAAGAACCTCGGCCTGGAATCGCTTGAGCGTCTGCGTGAAGTCGTGAAGGGCCAGATCGAGAGCCAGTTCGGTTCGATGACACGTCAGAAGGTCAAGCGCCAGCTGCTCGACCAGCTCGACACGTCCTACTCCTTCGAGGCGCCGTCCAAGCTTGTCGAGGCCGAGTTCACCAACATCTGGAACCAGGTCAATCGCGATCTCGAAGCCGCTGGCCGCACCTTTGCCGACGAAGAGACGACCGAGGAAGAAGCCCGTGCCGAGTATACCCGCCTTGCCGAGCGTCGTGTTCGCCTGGGCCTGGTGCTTGCCGAGATCGGCGAGAAGGCTGGCGTCACGGTTTCCGACGAAGAACTGCAGCGTGGCCTGTTCGAGCAGATCCGTCGTTTCCCGGGCAACCAGCAGCAGGAAGTCTACGAGTTCTATCGCTCCAATCCGGATGCGCTGAACACGCTGCGCGCGCCGATGTTCGAGGAGAAGGTCGTCGACCATCTGCTCGGCCAGATCTCCGTCACCGACAAGAAGGTGAGCAAGGAAGAGCTGATGGCCGAGGACGAGGAAGGCGAGACCAAGGCCAAACCGGCCAAGAAAGCAGCCGCCAAGAAGGCTGAAAAGGCCGAAGAGGCTGGCTCTGAGGAGCCAAAGAAGAAGGCTGCTCCAAAGAAGAAAGCCGCCAAGGACGCTGAATAA
- a CDS encoding Mth938-like domain-containing protein — protein sequence MFGGKGIIIREAHFPGRAAIEAYGNGGFRFADMSHRGSLLCLPSGVHGWQPANPAALTIADFDKVFAEAAGIEILLVGMGQELRPLPAALKAAFRQAGISADPMSTGAAVRTYNVLLAEDRAVAAAFIAVD from the coding sequence CTGTTCGGCGGCAAAGGCATCATTATCCGCGAGGCCCACTTCCCGGGCCGCGCGGCGATTGAAGCCTACGGCAATGGCGGCTTCCGGTTTGCCGACATGTCGCATCGCGGCTCGCTGCTGTGCCTGCCATCCGGCGTCCATGGTTGGCAGCCAGCCAACCCTGCTGCCTTGACAATTGCGGATTTCGACAAGGTGTTTGCTGAAGCCGCCGGTATTGAAATCCTTCTGGTCGGCATGGGGCAGGAGTTGCGGCCCTTGCCTGCGGCTTTGAAGGCTGCCTTCAGGCAAGCCGGGATTTCGGCCGATCCGATGTCGACTGGCGCTGCCGTGCGGACTTACAACGTGCTGCTTGCCGAAGACCGGGCAGTTGCCGCCGCCTTCATCGCGGTTGATTGA
- the secDF gene encoding protein translocase subunit SecDF, producing MLYFSRWKAILIWLAVAVTFVLAAPNLIPADTLAKLPSWVPKKQMTLGLDLQGGSHILLQIDQNDLIKDRLEASRDEIRTLLRDAKIGYTGLSGSGRVVQVRIRDVAQVDAAKEALKGLVAPITSGLFSGGTITEWTEDEPEPGLLRFTMTDAGVKYRSSTALTQSIEVVDRRVNELGTTEPIVQRQGDDRIVVQVPGLQDPQRLKEILGQTAKLTFQMVDQTMPVQEAINGRPPAGSSVLYSKDDPPVPYLIENRVIVSGENLTDAQATFNSQTNEPVVSFRFDSKGATRFGQATQQNVGKLFAIILDNQVISAPQIREPILGGTGQISGNFTAQSANDLAVLLRAGALPATLTVVEERTVGPGLGQDSIQAGKVAGIIGSILVVGFMFVAYGFLGFLANIALVVHVAMIVGLLSLLGATLTMPGIAGIVLTIGMAVDSNVLIYERIREERRQGRSVIQAIDTGFAKALATIVDSNVTSFIATIVLFWLGSGPVKGFAVTFAIGILTTVFTAFTFTRLLVSIWLRRAKPKELPRAPVTFVKPGTKFPFMGLRRWTFALSTLLSIMSVVLFMTVDINYGVDFKGGSTIEVQSKSGPADIADIRGKLSELNIGDVQVQQFGSPTDVLIRVAAQEEGDNAEQSVIDKVRAELQDKYDFRRVEVVGPTVSSELATQGTIGMLVALVGILIYVWFRFEWQFAVGAIVATVHDIVMTIGFFCVTGIEFNQSSIAAILTIIGYSLNDTIVVYDRVREDLRKYKKTPMPTILNTAINETLSRTTLTAVTTILALLALVLFGGEVIRSFTLAMLFGVVFGTYSSIFIAAPLLILFKLRQAPDAAEEKPANGKALTT from the coding sequence ATGCTCTATTTTTCGCGCTGGAAGGCAATCCTGATCTGGCTGGCTGTTGCCGTCACGTTCGTCCTTGCCGCGCCCAACCTCATCCCGGCCGACACCTTGGCCAAGTTGCCGAGTTGGGTGCCGAAGAAGCAGATGACCCTGGGTCTCGATCTGCAGGGCGGTTCTCATATTCTACTCCAGATCGATCAGAACGACCTGATCAAGGATCGGCTCGAAGCCAGCCGTGATGAAATCCGCACCCTGCTGCGCGACGCCAAGATCGGCTACACCGGTCTGTCCGGTTCGGGCCGCGTGGTTCAGGTCCGCATCCGTGATGTGGCCCAGGTTGACGCGGCAAAGGAAGCGTTGAAGGGGCTGGTGGCGCCGATAACGTCGGGATTGTTCAGCGGTGGCACCATCACCGAGTGGACCGAGGACGAGCCTGAGCCGGGTCTGCTCCGGTTCACCATGACGGATGCCGGTGTCAAATATCGTTCCTCGACCGCGCTGACGCAGTCGATCGAGGTCGTCGACCGACGCGTCAACGAACTCGGCACCACCGAACCGATCGTGCAACGCCAGGGCGACGATCGCATCGTCGTGCAGGTGCCCGGCCTGCAGGATCCGCAGCGGCTGAAGGAGATTCTTGGTCAGACCGCGAAGCTGACCTTCCAGATGGTGGATCAGACGATGCCGGTGCAGGAGGCCATCAATGGCCGTCCGCCAGCTGGCTCGAGCGTGCTCTACTCGAAGGATGATCCGCCCGTTCCGTACCTGATCGAGAACCGCGTCATCGTTTCCGGCGAGAACCTGACGGATGCTCAGGCGACATTCAACTCGCAGACCAACGAGCCGGTCGTCTCGTTCCGCTTCGATTCCAAGGGCGCCACACGTTTTGGCCAGGCGACCCAGCAGAATGTCGGCAAGCTCTTCGCCATCATTCTCGACAACCAGGTGATTTCGGCGCCGCAGATTCGCGAGCCGATCCTTGGCGGTACCGGCCAGATCTCCGGCAATTTCACCGCCCAGAGCGCCAATGACCTCGCGGTCCTGCTGCGCGCCGGCGCACTGCCGGCAACGCTGACCGTCGTCGAAGAACGCACAGTCGGCCCAGGCCTCGGGCAGGACTCGATCCAGGCCGGTAAGGTAGCCGGCATCATCGGCTCGATCCTGGTCGTCGGTTTCATGTTCGTCGCCTACGGTTTCCTGGGCTTCCTGGCCAACATCGCATTGGTCGTGCACGTCGCCATGATCGTCGGATTGCTGTCGCTGCTCGGCGCCACGCTGACCATGCCAGGTATTGCCGGTATCGTGCTCACCATCGGCATGGCGGTAGATTCCAACGTGCTGATCTACGAACGTATCCGCGAGGAGCGTAGACAGGGCCGCTCCGTCATCCAGGCGATCGATACCGGTTTTGCGAAAGCGCTGGCGACGATCGTCGATTCCAACGTCACCTCCTTCATTGCCACCATCGTGCTGTTCTGGCTCGGCTCCGGCCCGGTGAAGGGCTTTGCCGTCACGTTCGCCATCGGCATCCTGACCACGGTCTTTACCGCCTTCACCTTCACGCGTCTGCTGGTCTCGATCTGGCTGCGCCGTGCCAAGCCGAAGGAACTGCCACGGGCTCCGGTCACTTTCGTGAAGCCTGGCACAAAGTTCCCATTCATGGGCTTGCGCCGCTGGACCTTCGCGTTGTCGACCCTGCTGTCGATCATGTCCGTCGTCCTCTTCATGACCGTCGACATCAACTATGGCGTCGACTTCAAGGGTGGCTCGACGATTGAAGTGCAGTCGAAGAGCGGACCGGCGGACATCGCCGATATCCGCGGCAAGCTGTCGGAACTCAACATCGGCGATGTGCAGGTGCAGCAGTTCGGCAGTCCGACCGATGTCCTGATCCGCGTGGCGGCGCAGGAGGAAGGCGACAACGCCGAACAGAGTGTCATCGACAAGGTGCGCGCTGAACTGCAGGACAAATACGACTTCCGCCGTGTCGAAGTTGTTGGCCCGACCGTGTCGAGCGAACTCGCTACTCAAGGCACGATCGGCATGCTGGTCGCGCTGGTGGGCATCCTGATCTATGTCTGGTTCCGCTTCGAATGGCAGTTCGCCGTCGGTGCCATCGTGGCGACCGTGCACGATATCGTCATGACGATCGGCTTCTTCTGCGTAACCGGAATCGAGTTCAACCAGTCGTCGATCGCCGCGATCCTGACGATCATCGGCTATTCGCTGAACGATACGATCGTGGTCTATGACCGTGTTCGCGAAGATTTGCGCAAATACAAGAAGACGCCGATGCCGACGATTCTGAACACGGCGATCAACGAGACGCTGTCCAGAACGACACTGACCGCGGTGACCACGATCCTGGCACTCCTGGCTCTGGTCTTGTTCGGCGGCGAGGTGATCCGCTCGTTCACCCTGGCAATGCTGTTCGGTGTGGTGTTCGGAACCTATTCGTCGATCTTCATCGCCGCGCCGTTGCTCATCCTCTTCAAGCTGCGCCAGGCCCCTGATGCAGCCGAAGAGAAGCCAGCGAACGGCAAGGCGCTTACGACCTGA
- a CDS encoding sterol desaturase family protein gives METYQFPDVTKLAIPFFVVAILLEVWLVRTGRAKGEFETRDTLTSLMMGTGNVAAGILLGIVSFSALMWVWQFRFFDLGISVWTCIAAFLIDDLRYYVYHRIAHRCRWVWAEHVNHHSSQHYNLSTALRQSWTGLFTGMFVLQVPLVLLGFHPAVIAFVYGFNLVYQFWIHTETIGRMWNWVEFIFNTPSHHRVHHATNPRYLDANYAGTLIIWDRMFGTFVEELEEDRPRYGIVKNIGTFNPVKVAFHEWIGMFKDAFSPGLTIGQRLRYLFMPPGWSHDGSRDTSETLKAAYVRRNPAEAGKPGLPGQKIEAAE, from the coding sequence ATGGAGACCTATCAGTTTCCGGATGTCACCAAACTCGCGATTCCGTTCTTCGTCGTCGCCATCCTTCTGGAGGTCTGGCTGGTGCGCACCGGCCGGGCCAAGGGAGAGTTCGAAACACGCGACACGCTGACCAGCCTGATGATGGGAACTGGCAATGTTGCAGCCGGAATCCTGCTGGGTATCGTTTCCTTCTCTGCATTGATGTGGGTCTGGCAGTTCCGCTTCTTCGACCTTGGTATCTCGGTGTGGACCTGTATCGCTGCCTTCCTGATCGACGATCTGCGCTACTATGTCTATCACCGCATCGCACACCGCTGCCGCTGGGTGTGGGCCGAGCACGTCAACCACCACTCCAGCCAGCACTACAACCTCTCGACCGCGCTCAGGCAGAGCTGGACCGGCCTGTTCACCGGCATGTTCGTGCTGCAGGTTCCGCTGGTCCTGCTCGGTTTTCATCCGGCCGTCATTGCCTTTGTCTACGGCTTCAACCTCGTCTACCAGTTCTGGATCCATACCGAGACCATCGGCAGGATGTGGAACTGGGTCGAATTCATCTTCAACACGCCGTCGCACCACCGGGTGCATCACGCCACCAATCCGCGCTATCTCGACGCCAACTATGCCGGTACGCTGATCATCTGGGACCGCATGTTCGGTACCTTCGTCGAGGAACTGGAAGAGGACCGGCCGCGCTACGGCATCGTCAAGAACATCGGCACCTTCAACCCGGTGAAGGTGGCGTTCCACGAATGGATCGGCATGTTCAAGGACGCGTTTTCCCCGGGCCTGACGATCGGCCAGCGGCTACGTTATCTGTTCATGCCACCCGGCTGGAGCCATGACGGCTCCCGCGATACGTCCGAGACGCTCAAGGCTGCCTATGTGCGCCGCAATCCCGCTGAAGCCGGCAAGCCAGGGCTGCCCGGTCAGAAGATCGAAGCCGCCGAATAG